A genome region from Catenulispora sp. EB89 includes the following:
- the dgoD gene encoding galactonate dehydratase yields the protein MKITSLETFLVAPRWLFLRIGTDEGLAGWGEPVVEGRAETVRAAVAELSGYLLGEDPLRLEHHWQVLTKGGFYRGGPVLSSAVAGIDQALWDLAGKAYGVPVHQLLGGPVRERARVYAWIGGDRPTQVAELAREQVEAGFTAVKMNGSAQMRHIDTPARTEEVVARVAAVREALGPDRDVVVDFHGRMSTAMSRRLLRMLEPLQPLFVEEPVLPEHSRDLRSLAESSGVPLAVGERLYSRWDFRDVLPSGIAVAQPDVSHAGGISELRRIAAAAETYDVAMAPHCPLGPIALAASLQLDFATPNFLIQEQSLGLHYNKGNEMFDYLLDPEPLRVRDGHIARLTGPGLGIEIDEAAVRRADETGHRWRNPVWLHADGSFAEW from the coding sequence ATGAAGATCACATCGCTGGAGACGTTCCTGGTCGCGCCGCGCTGGCTGTTCCTGCGCATCGGCACCGACGAGGGCCTGGCCGGCTGGGGCGAGCCGGTGGTCGAGGGCCGCGCGGAGACGGTCCGCGCGGCCGTGGCCGAGCTGTCCGGGTACCTGCTCGGCGAGGACCCGCTGCGGTTGGAGCACCACTGGCAGGTGCTGACCAAGGGCGGTTTCTACCGGGGCGGCCCGGTGCTGTCCTCGGCGGTCGCGGGGATCGACCAGGCGTTGTGGGACCTGGCCGGGAAGGCCTACGGGGTGCCGGTGCACCAGCTGCTCGGCGGGCCGGTGCGCGAGCGGGCGCGGGTGTACGCGTGGATCGGCGGCGACCGGCCGACGCAGGTCGCGGAGCTGGCCCGCGAGCAGGTCGAGGCCGGGTTCACAGCGGTGAAGATGAACGGCTCGGCGCAGATGCGGCACATCGACACCCCGGCGCGGACCGAGGAGGTCGTCGCGCGGGTCGCGGCGGTGCGCGAGGCGCTGGGGCCGGATCGGGACGTGGTCGTGGACTTCCACGGCCGGATGTCGACGGCGATGTCGCGGCGGCTGCTGCGGATGCTCGAACCCTTACAACCGTTGTTCGTCGAGGAGCCCGTGCTTCCCGAGCACAGCCGGGACCTGCGTTCGCTGGCCGAGTCCTCGGGCGTGCCGCTGGCGGTCGGCGAGCGGCTGTACTCGCGGTGGGACTTCCGGGACGTGCTGCCCAGCGGCATAGCCGTGGCGCAGCCCGACGTCTCGCACGCCGGCGGGATCTCCGAACTGCGGCGGATCGCCGCGGCGGCGGAGACGTACGACGTGGCGATGGCTCCGCACTGCCCGCTGGGGCCGATCGCGCTGGCGGCGAGCCTGCAGTTGGACTTCGCCACGCCCAACTTCCTGATCCAGGAGCAGAGCCTAGGGTTGCACTACAACAAGGGCAACGAGATGTTCGACTACTTGCTCGACCCCGAGCCGCTGCGGGTGCGGGACGGCCATATCGCGCGGCTGACCGGGCCGGGGCTCGGGATCGAGATCGACGAGGCCGCGGTGCGGCGGGCCGACGAGACCGGGCATCGGTGGCGGAATCCGGTGTGGCTGCATGCGGACGGGTCGTTCGCGGAATGGTGA
- a CDS encoding bifunctional 4-hydroxy-2-oxoglutarate aldolase/2-dehydro-3-deoxy-phosphogluconate aldolase, with translation MDLTEIPFRTLVIVRGTDRDAALRTVLVLAEEGLSTVEVSLTTPDALWVIEQARVELGAEADLGAGTVVTAEDARRAADAGAGFLVTPGLGADLRDGPATGLPMFVGALTPSEVIAAGEFGADAVKLFPASVGGPRYLRALRDPFPGTPFVPVGGVDLDAAREYLAAGAVAVGVGSPLVGDAAKGGDVAELRRRAAAWRVGMAEAVSAVGGER, from the coding sequence ATGGATCTGACCGAAATACCGTTTCGGACCCTGGTCATCGTGCGGGGCACGGACCGCGATGCCGCGCTGCGCACGGTGTTGGTGCTGGCCGAGGAAGGGCTGAGCACGGTCGAGGTGTCCTTGACGACGCCGGATGCCTTGTGGGTGATCGAGCAGGCGCGAGTGGAACTCGGCGCCGAGGCCGACCTCGGGGCCGGGACGGTGGTCACCGCTGAGGACGCGAGGCGCGCTGCTGACGCGGGCGCTGGGTTTCTGGTGACGCCCGGGCTCGGTGCCGATCTGCGCGACGGACCGGCGACCGGACTGCCGATGTTCGTCGGCGCTCTGACGCCGAGTGAGGTGATCGCAGCGGGCGAATTCGGTGCTGACGCGGTGAAGCTCTTTCCGGCGTCGGTCGGTGGGCCGCGGTATCTCAGGGCTTTGCGGGATCCGTTTCCGGGGACGCCGTTCGTGCCGGTGGGCGGGGTCGATCTGGATGCCGCTCGGGAGTATCTGGCTGCGGGGGCGGTGGCGGTCGGGGTCGGATCGCCGTTGGTCGGCGATGCGGCGAAGGGCGGGGACGTGGCGGAGTTGCGGCGGCGTGCTGCCGCCTGGCGGGTCGGTATGGCCGAGGCGGTCTCGGCGGTCGGAGGAGAACGGTGA
- a CDS encoding sugar kinase produces the protein MTSAAGLDVLTIGETMGALRAAGPIRLGSAMTLSAAGAESTVAIGLARLGHRAGWVGRVGNDGVGELVLRTLRAEGVDITCARVDRDGRPTGLMTREHRLGNLIRVDYHRAGSAGSALEPGDVLAALDGGARVLHLTGITPALGPSAAETVLVAARRARELGVTVSFDVNYRSRLWPPERAREVLLPLAELADVLIASSDELHLVAPTTGVLGGREVVVTRGGNGASVTTADGRTVSVPAHTVPVVDVVGAGDAFVAGYLSGLLDGLPAEQRLRRAVAVGAFSVATAGDWEGLPTRADLALLDEPAGTTVR, from the coding sequence ATGACGTCTGCGGCCGGGTTGGACGTCCTAACCATCGGCGAGACCATGGGCGCGTTGCGCGCCGCCGGACCCATTCGGCTCGGCTCGGCGATGACACTGTCGGCGGCGGGTGCCGAATCGACGGTCGCGATCGGGCTGGCGCGGTTGGGGCATCGTGCCGGGTGGGTCGGCCGGGTCGGGAACGACGGGGTCGGGGAACTGGTTCTGCGTACGCTTCGTGCTGAAGGCGTCGATATCACCTGTGCACGCGTGGATCGGGACGGTCGGCCGACCGGGCTGATGACTCGGGAGCATCGGCTCGGGAACCTGATCCGGGTGGACTACCACCGGGCTGGTTCGGCCGGCTCTGCGCTGGAGCCCGGTGATGTACTGGCCGCGCTGGATGGTGGGGCGCGGGTGCTGCATCTGACCGGTATCACGCCGGCGCTCGGCCCGAGCGCCGCCGAGACCGTGCTGGTCGCGGCTCGGCGCGCGCGTGAGCTGGGCGTGACGGTCAGCTTCGATGTCAATTACCGGTCGCGGTTGTGGCCGCCGGAGCGTGCGCGCGAGGTGCTGCTCCCGTTGGCTGAGCTTGCTGATGTGCTCATTGCTTCCAGCGATGAGCTGCATCTGGTGGCGCCGACGACCGGAGTACTGGGAGGCCGCGAAGTGGTCGTCACGCGAGGCGGCAACGGAGCCAGCGTGACCACGGCCGACGGCCGCACCGTGTCAGTGCCCGCACACACGGTGCCGGTGGTCGACGTCGTCGGCGCCGGGGACGCGTTCGTCGCGGGCTATCTGTCAGGTCTGCTCGACGGGTTGCCCGCCGAGCAGCGGCTGCGCCGCGCTGTCGCCGTCGGCGCGTTCTCCGTCGCCACCGCCGGCGACTGGGAGGGCTTGCCCACTCGTGCCGACCTCGCTCTGCTCGACGAGCCCGCCGGGACCACCGTGCGGTAG